A single region of the Salvia miltiorrhiza cultivar Shanhuang (shh) chromosome 8, IMPLAD_Smil_shh, whole genome shotgun sequence genome encodes:
- the LOC130996915 gene encoding autophagy-related protein 18a-like → MSMSSPLCVSSCSSPSSSDSSSSAMPPSVPVQTPNPVKPASVLRFSFNQDASCYAVGTTDGFIVFKADPFAEAFRRNFSGGIGIVQMLFRCNVLALVGASKSDRNKVMIWDDHLNRCIGELLFRSEVQAVRLRTDRIVVVLLHKVNVYNFSDFKLTHQIETLENPRGLCEISQARSMVLVCLGLQRGCVRVEQYATAKCNHVMAHNSSVAFVALMDDGRLMATASSKGTLVRVFTTMDGSLLKELRRGSERAAIYSLSFSPTGRWLAASSDKGTVHVFSLKVDSRSSRTSRSQVAETNELALLSLSRLSFIKGVLPKYFSSEWSVAQFRVQEGLQHIVAFGCEEDTVVVVGSNGRYYKCQFDPVVGGDMTKLESHNF, encoded by the exons ATGTCGATGAGCTCCCCACTCTGCGTCTCCTCCTGCTCCTCCCCGTCGTCGTCGGACTCCTCTTCCTCCGCCATGCCTCCATCCGTCCCCGTCCAAACCCCCAATCCTGTGAAACCGGCGTCCGTACTCCGCTTCTCCTTCAATCAGGACGCCAGCTGCTACGCTGTTGGCACAACCGACGGCTTCATCGTCTTCAAGGCCGATCCTTTCGCCGAAGCCTTCCGCCGCAACTTCTCCGGCGGCATTGGCATCGTTCAGATGCTCTTCCGCTGCAACGTCCTCGCGTTAGTCGGCGCCTCTAAATCTGACCGCAACAAGGTCATGATTTGGGACGATCATCTCAACCGCTGCATCGGCGAGCTGTTGTTCCGGTCGGAGGTGCAGGCCGTCCGCCTCCGGACGGATCGAATCGTCGTCGTGCTGCTGCATAAGGTTAATGTTTATAATTTCTCCGACTTTAAATTAACACACCAGATTGAGACGCTGGAGAATCCGCGGGGACTTTGCGAGATTTCTCAAGCGAGATCGATGGTGCTAGTTTGTTTGGGATTACAGAGGGGGTGCGTGCGGGTGGAGCAATACGCGACGGCGAAGTGTAACCATGTAATGGCGCACAATTCGAGCGTAGCTTTTGTTGCTTTGATGGATGATGGTAGGCTGATGGCAACCGCAAGCAGTAAGGGCACGCTGGTACGCGTGTTTACAACGATGGATGGATCATTGCTTAAGGAG CTGAGAAGGGGTTCAGAAAGAGCAGCAATTTACAGCCTTTCATTCTCTCCGACTGGCAGATGGCTGGCTGCTTCAAGTGATAAGGGAACTGTCCATGTTTTTAGTTTAAAGGTTGATTCAAGATCTTCAAGGACCAGTCGTTCACAAGTAGCCGAAACAAATGAGCTTGCTCTACTTTCCTTGTCACGTCTTTCCTTCATCAAAG GTGTTCTGCCCAAGTATTTCAGCTCGGAATGGTCAGTGGCTCAATTTCGCGTACAAGAAGGGTTGCAACACATTGTTGCTTTCGGGTGCGAGGAGGACACAGTTGTTGTTGTTGGCAGTAATGGAAG ATATTATAAATGTCAGTTTGATCCAGTGGTGGGTGGAGACATGACCAAACTGGAATCTCACAACTTCTGA